Proteins encoded within one genomic window of Gammaproteobacteria bacterium:
- a CDS encoding molybdopterin molybdotransferase MoeA codes for MISYAAALDILASAITPLPAAELPCSPVPGLTAAADLASAEAVPPFANAAMDGFALRSADTQAASAGAPLRLVVAGSIPAGTPAPAATEAGVAWEIMTGAPMPAGCDAVVALERVEVQRDAAGWPQALLLREPLAAGRNRRGAGEDFRPGDRLLAAGRALDAPAIMALAATGTTSLLARPPPRIAVIATGSELSGAAALGAGLIRDSNRPYIAAMLGQLQLPLVASTAVADEPAAFSRALDAALGAADLVITTGGVSAGRLDFVPAAIAAMGGETLFHKVAIRPGKPLLAARFGRRLVLALPGNPMAVAVGLRFFVVPALRALAGRGPEPRLRARALAAIHSRAGLTFFAKARAQLDPQATLGVSALPGQESFRIAPLLAANCWAILDAQRGGVAAGELLEVAPLVPGEFPAGGD; via the coding sequence ATGATCAGCTACGCCGCTGCACTGGATATCCTCGCCTCGGCGATCACGCCGCTGCCTGCCGCGGAGCTGCCCTGCAGCCCCGTGCCCGGCCTCACCGCTGCCGCCGACCTGGCGAGCGCCGAGGCGGTGCCGCCGTTCGCCAATGCCGCCATGGACGGCTTCGCCCTGCGCAGCGCCGACACGCAGGCCGCCAGCGCCGGGGCGCCGCTGCGGCTCGTCGTCGCCGGCAGCATCCCGGCCGGCACGCCGGCACCGGCCGCGACCGAAGCCGGCGTCGCCTGGGAGATCATGACGGGCGCGCCGATGCCGGCCGGCTGCGATGCCGTGGTCGCGCTCGAGCGCGTCGAGGTGCAGCGCGATGCGGCCGGCTGGCCGCAGGCCCTGCTGCTGCGCGAGCCGCTGGCCGCGGGCCGCAACCGCCGCGGTGCAGGCGAGGACTTCCGCCCCGGCGACCGGCTGCTCGCCGCCGGCCGCGCCCTCGATGCGCCGGCCATCATGGCGCTCGCCGCCACCGGCACCACGAGCCTGCTGGCCCGCCCGCCGCCGCGGATCGCGGTCATCGCCACCGGCAGCGAACTCTCCGGCGCGGCCGCGCTCGGCGCCGGCCTGATCCGCGACAGCAACCGGCCCTATATCGCGGCGATGCTCGGCCAGCTGCAGCTGCCGCTGGTGGCCAGCACCGCGGTGGCCGACGAACCGGCGGCCTTCAGCCGCGCGCTCGACGCCGCGCTCGGCGCCGCCGACCTCGTCATCACCACCGGCGGCGTGTCCGCCGGGCGCCTGGACTTCGTGCCCGCGGCCATCGCCGCGATGGGCGGCGAGACGCTGTTCCACAAGGTGGCGATCCGCCCGGGCAAGCCGCTGCTCGCCGCGCGCTTCGGCCGGCGCCTGGTGCTGGCGTTGCCCGGCAACCCCATGGCGGTGGCCGTCGGCCTGCGCTTCTTCGTGGTGCCGGCGTTGCGCGCCCTCGCCGGACGCGGGCCCGAGCCGCGGCTGCGCGCGCGTGCGCTCGCGGCGATCCACAGCCGCGCCGGACTCACCTTCTTCGCCAAGGCCCGCGCGCAGCTGGACCCGCAGGCGACGCTCGGTGTCAGCGCCCTGCCTGGACAGGAATCGTTTCGCATCGCGCCGCTGCTCGCGGCGAACTGCTGGGCCATCCTCGATGCACAGCGCGGCGGCGTCGCCGCCGGCGAGCTGCTCGAGGTGGCGCCGCTCGTGCCCGGGGAATTCCCGGCGGGCGGCGACTGA
- a CDS encoding SirB2 family protein, whose protein sequence is MYPVLKAIHLTAIATTITLFMLRAAWAFQGSARLRMPLMRWVPHVNDTVLLASALATAAVLGQYPFVNDWLTAKVLALLAYIVLGHITLWRCRNNTQRALWFTASLACFGYILLVARCHDPRAWLCARSLLA, encoded by the coding sequence ATGTACCCGGTGCTGAAGGCCATCCACCTCACTGCCATCGCCACGACCATCACGCTGTTCATGCTGCGTGCGGCATGGGCCTTCCAGGGCTCGGCGAGGCTGCGCATGCCGCTGATGCGCTGGGTACCCCATGTCAACGACACCGTGCTCCTCGCCAGCGCGCTCGCCACCGCCGCCGTGCTCGGCCAGTATCCCTTCGTCAACGACTGGCTGACGGCCAAGGTCCTGGCGCTGCTGGCCTACATCGTGCTCGGCCACATCACCCTCTGGCGCTGCCGCAACAACACGCAGCGCGCCCTGTGGTTCACCGCCTCGCTGGCGTGCTTCGGCTATATCCTGCTGGTGGCGCGCTGCCATGACCCGCGCGCCTGGCTCTGCGCCCGGAGCCTGCTCGCCTAG
- a CDS encoding high-potential iron-sulfur protein, with protein sequence MTDKTISRRGFIGATAVAIPVTAILASRTAAAQGKALPHLDPNDPVAKALMYTPDASKVDKAKVPNFKAGSDCANCVQIQAASGAWRPCTAFPGKLVAEKGWCSAWAPKPA encoded by the coding sequence ATGACCGACAAGACGATTTCCCGGCGCGGTTTCATCGGCGCCACCGCGGTTGCCATTCCGGTGACGGCGATCCTCGCCAGCCGTACCGCGGCCGCCCAGGGCAAGGCCCTGCCGCACCTCGATCCGAACGATCCGGTCGCCAAGGCGCTCATGTACACGCCTGACGCCAGCAAGGTGGACAAGGCAAAGGTGCCGAACTTCAAGGCGGGTTCGGATTGCGCCAACTGCGTGCAGATCCAGGCCGCTTCCGGTGCCTGGCGCCCCTGCACGGCGTTCCCCGGGAAGCTGGTGGCCGAGAAGGGCTGGTGCAGCGCCTGGGCGCCGAAGCCGGCCTGA
- a CDS encoding SAM-dependent chlorinase/fluorinase, with product MLPLITLTTDFGAAGPYVAMMKAVIARFAPQAGIVDLNHEVAACDPGEAGFWIARCYRHFPAGSVHVAVVDPGVGTARAILAAAHDGHLFLAPDNGLLPMVLPEATPLHALAADWPGRRDWPAPSNSFHGRDIFAPLAAALCTGRAVPADIGPRLQQPVPAAVPPARRIDGEVSGRVIALDNWGNLITNIDASLVAGLAAPRVGIGHRDVRLYATYGDAPPGVLLALVNSLGVVEIAWREGNAAAMLQLGRGAVVRITAGA from the coding sequence ATGCTTCCGCTCATCACCCTGACCACCGATTTCGGCGCAGCCGGGCCCTACGTGGCGATGATGAAGGCCGTGATCGCCCGCTTCGCACCGCAGGCCGGCATCGTCGACCTCAACCACGAGGTGGCAGCCTGCGATCCGGGCGAGGCGGGCTTCTGGATCGCGCGCTGCTACCGCCACTTCCCCGCCGGCAGCGTGCATGTCGCCGTGGTGGATCCCGGCGTGGGCACGGCGCGGGCGATCCTCGCCGCGGCACACGACGGCCACCTGTTCCTCGCCCCCGACAATGGCCTGCTGCCCATGGTGCTGCCCGAAGCGACGCCGCTGCATGCGCTCGCCGCGGACTGGCCGGGCCGCCGCGACTGGCCGGCGCCCAGCAACAGCTTCCACGGCCGCGACATCTTCGCGCCGCTGGCCGCCGCGCTCTGCACCGGCCGCGCGGTACCCGCCGATATCGGGCCGCGGCTGCAGCAACCGGTGCCGGCGGCGGTGCCGCCGGCGCGCCGGATCGATGGCGAGGTCAGCGGACGGGTCATCGCCCTCGACAACTGGGGCAACCTGATCACCAACATCGACGCCTCGCTGGTCGCCGGCCTCGCTGCCCCGCGGGTCGGCATCGGCCACCGCGATGTGCGGCTGTATGCGACCTATGGCGATGCGCCGCCGGGCGTGCTGCTGGCGCTGGTGAACTCGCTCGGCGTGGTGGAGATCGCCTGGCGCGAGGGCAATGCCGCGGCGATGCTGCAGCTCGGCCGTGGCGCCGTGGTGCGCATCACCGCCGGCGCCTGA
- a CDS encoding glutamine--tRNA ligase/YqeY domain fusion protein, protein MTAAADPGGRDFIRQIVADDLASGRHKAVVTRFPPEPNGYLHIGHAKSICLNFGIAAEFAGQCYLRMDDTNPIREEQHYVDAIVEGVRWLGFDWGGRLTHASDYFEAFHDCAVQLIRAGKAYVDGLSAEQIREYRGTLTEPGWPSPDRERPVAENLELFRRMRAGEFADGQYVLRAKIDMASPNMNLRDPTLYRIRRAQHQRTGDAWCIYPMYDFAHTISDALEGITHSICTLEFEDHRPLYEWILDQLDLPARPRQYEFSRLNVAYTVTSKRKLAELVERGLVAGWDDPRLPTLLGMRRRGYPPEALRDFCSRVGVTKKDHQIEMELLESCVRDDLNVRAPRAMAVLDPLKVVLTNYPADRFETLPAASHPERPELGSRELPFGRELWIERGDFMEDPPKKFFRLRPGGEVRLRNAYIIRCDEVVKDASGNIVELRCSYDADTRSGSGPQAERKVKGTIHWVAAHAALAAELRLYDRLFSVERPDADAAGRDFKDFLNPASLERRAGCWLEPSLAQAQAGAWYQFERLGYFVADRVDSRPGQPVFNRVVTLRDSWAKAKA, encoded by the coding sequence ATGACGGCAGCAGCTGACCCTGGCGGCAGGGATTTCATTCGCCAGATCGTCGCCGACGACCTCGCCAGCGGGCGGCACAAGGCGGTCGTCACGCGCTTCCCGCCCGAGCCCAATGGCTACCTGCACATCGGCCATGCCAAGAGCATCTGCCTGAACTTCGGCATCGCCGCGGAGTTCGCCGGCCAGTGCTACCTGCGCATGGACGACACCAACCCCATCCGGGAAGAGCAGCACTACGTCGATGCCATCGTCGAGGGCGTGCGCTGGCTGGGCTTCGACTGGGGCGGGCGCCTCACCCACGCCTCGGATTACTTCGAGGCCTTCCACGACTGCGCGGTGCAGCTGATCCGCGCCGGCAAGGCCTACGTCGACGGGCTTTCCGCCGAACAGATCCGCGAATACCGCGGCACGCTCACCGAGCCCGGCTGGCCGAGCCCGGACCGCGAGCGCCCGGTGGCCGAGAACCTCGAGCTCTTCAGGCGCATGCGCGCCGGCGAGTTCGCCGACGGCCAGTACGTGCTGCGGGCGAAGATCGACATGGCCTCGCCGAACATGAACCTGCGCGACCCGACGCTCTACCGCATCCGCCGCGCGCAGCACCAGCGCACCGGCGATGCCTGGTGCATCTACCCGATGTACGACTTCGCGCACACGATCTCCGACGCGCTGGAGGGCATCACGCATTCCATCTGCACGCTGGAGTTCGAGGACCACCGGCCGCTCTACGAGTGGATCCTCGACCAGCTGGACCTGCCCGCGCGCCCGCGCCAGTACGAGTTCTCGCGGCTGAACGTCGCCTACACCGTCACCAGCAAGCGCAAGCTCGCCGAACTCGTCGAGCGCGGGCTGGTGGCCGGCTGGGACGACCCGCGCCTGCCGACGCTGCTCGGCATGCGCCGGCGCGGCTATCCGCCGGAGGCGCTGCGGGACTTCTGCAGTCGCGTCGGCGTCACCAAGAAGGACCACCAGATCGAAATGGAGCTGCTCGAGAGCTGCGTGCGCGACGACCTCAACGTCCGCGCGCCGCGCGCCATGGCCGTGCTGGACCCGCTGAAGGTGGTGCTGACCAACTATCCGGCCGACCGGTTCGAGACGCTGCCCGCGGCTAGCCACCCGGAGCGTCCCGAGCTCGGCAGCCGCGAGCTGCCCTTCGGCCGCGAGCTGTGGATCGAGCGCGGGGACTTCATGGAGGACCCGCCGAAGAAGTTCTTCCGCCTGCGCCCGGGCGGCGAGGTGCGACTGCGCAATGCCTACATCATCCGCTGCGACGAGGTGGTGAAGGATGCGTCGGGAAACATCGTCGAGCTACGCTGCAGCTACGATGCCGACACCCGCAGCGGCAGCGGCCCGCAGGCCGAGCGCAAGGTGAAGGGCACCATCCACTGGGTGGCGGCCCACGCGGCGCTGGCCGCCGAGCTGCGGCTCTACGACCGGCTGTTCAGCGTGGAGCGGCCGGATGCCGACGCCGCCGGCCGGGACTTCAAGGACTTCCTCAATCCCGCCTCGCTGGAGCGCCGCGCCGGCTGCTGGCTCGAGCCCTCGCTGGCGCAGGCGCAGGCGGGTGCCTGGTACCAGTTCGAGCGGCTCGGTTACTTCGTCGCCGACCGGGTGGATTCCCGGCCCGGCCAGCCGGTGTTCAACCGCGTGGTGACGCTGCGCGACAGCTGGGCGAAGGCAAAGGCCTGA